The following are encoded together in the Parabacteroides chongii genome:
- a CDS encoding alpha-L-fucosidase — protein sequence MKKTFAGLLAALSVLISCSSNETTTIVTPNARQLAWADAEVGVLIHFDMPVYQPDYNFRNWGTHPDASVFNPTELNTDQWLETAHKLGAKYAVLVAKHCSGFSLWPTEAHDYSIKQSPWKNGEGDIVADFIASCKKYNIKPGIYASTTANGYLYVDNPGVVQGGGPVSQEEYNKIVTQQLTELWSNYGELFEIWFDGGVLSKEQGGADVLSLVQKLQPNAIAFQGPYGHPNLVRWVGNEEGVAPYPCWATADSTTNADGTRVINGLNGDPSAPFWCPGESDFTLRWNRSFQGGWFWTAGQDSMMFTIPELLTKYETSVGRNTNMLLGLVIDDKGLIPEADVRQVEMLGKEIVRQYGTPLQQTSGTGSEYILSFDKPTSINRVILQEDIAKGERILKYSLKGKKNNEWIDLASGSCIGHKHIDRFEPQTFDAIKLVVDESKADPQIMNFSVFETI from the coding sequence ATGAAAAAAACATTTGCAGGATTACTGGCAGCCCTGTCGGTTCTTATATCCTGTTCTTCAAACGAAACAACAACAATTGTTACCCCGAATGCCCGCCAGCTGGCCTGGGCAGATGCAGAAGTGGGTGTATTGATCCATTTTGACATGCCGGTTTACCAACCGGATTATAACTTCAGGAATTGGGGTACGCACCCGGATGCTTCAGTCTTTAATCCGACAGAATTGAATACCGACCAATGGCTGGAAACCGCGCATAAACTGGGAGCCAAATATGCCGTCCTCGTAGCCAAGCATTGCAGCGGATTCAGCCTGTGGCCTACAGAGGCACATGACTACAGCATCAAACAATCTCCCTGGAAAAACGGTGAAGGTGATATCGTTGCCGACTTTATCGCTTCCTGTAAAAAATATAATATCAAACCGGGCATTTATGCCAGCACAACGGCAAACGGCTATCTATATGTTGATAATCCGGGAGTTGTGCAGGGAGGAGGCCCTGTCAGCCAGGAAGAATACAATAAAATCGTAACCCAGCAATTAACCGAGTTATGGAGTAATTACGGCGAACTGTTTGAAATATGGTTCGATGGGGGTGTATTGTCTAAAGAACAGGGAGGTGCCGATGTATTATCACTTGTACAGAAACTACAACCGAATGCAATTGCTTTTCAAGGTCCGTACGGACACCCTAACCTGGTCAGATGGGTAGGTAATGAAGAAGGTGTCGCACCTTATCCGTGCTGGGCTACAGCCGACTCGACTACGAATGCCGACGGAACTCGTGTGATCAACGGTCTGAACGGCGATCCTTCTGCCCCGTTCTGGTGTCCGGGAGAATCAGACTTCACCCTGCGCTGGAACCGTTCTTTCCAAGGCGGATGGTTCTGGACAGCCGGACAGGACAGCATGATGTTCACGATTCCCGAACTGCTTACCAAATACGAAACCAGTGTAGGCAGGAATACCAATATGCTGTTGGGGCTGGTTATCGATGACAAGGGTCTCATCCCCGAAGCCGATGTCCGCCAGGTGGAAATGCTAGGCAAAGAGATTGTCCGCCAATATGGAACTCCGCTTCAGCAAACATCCGGAACCGGCTCAGAGTATATCCTGTCGTTTGATAAACCGACCAGCATCAACCGCGTCATCCTGCAGGAGGACATTGCCAAAGGAGAACGTATCTTAAAATACTCCCTGAAAGGAAAAAAGAATAACGAATGGATCGATCTTGCTTCCGGATCATGCATCGGACATAAGCACATCGACCGTTTCGAACCTCAAAC
- a CDS encoding RagB/SusD family nutrient uptake outer membrane protein translates to MKKVYYIASLSLLLGFSACNNDFMDLYPEDKINDETYWKTENDLKNFANQFYTTLDNTGAYGNDNASDNQAHQTKDAFIWSDYTIPTAGGGWAKSDWANIRSCNYFLNRYHTVEGIQENINRYVGEIYFFKAKFYYEKVLRFGDVPWLTTDLTTSSEELYNPRNDRGVVIDSICASLDKASAWLPETMNDSRLSKYAALLLKSRVCLFEGTWRKYRNLENADKYLRMSAEAAEKIMNSGNFDIYSTGNIEDDYHALFNQQDYTNNKEAIFFAAYVTDKRMNNRPRTVREAGTGMTKDFVESFLCNDGKPIALSNLYKGDAKFMDEFENRDPRLKQCVYTPDRPIAILADGSEEYENSPVFNNLTFTGYRLYKMYSPLAEDNEYIKCTLDDLIYRYGEVLLNYAEAKAELGECDQAVLDKTINKLRDRVGMKHLTVDVGFTDPNWPKWEVAISPLLNEIRRERRVELACEGLRWNDLCRWKAGKLLENQKTYLGPRDPATGEYRVLYPGMTRTWYDRLYLYPIPTDEFTYNPNLLPQNPGWAN, encoded by the coding sequence ATGAAAAAAGTATATTATATAGCAAGCTTGTCTTTATTACTTGGATTCTCTGCATGTAATAATGATTTTATGGACTTATATCCGGAAGATAAGATCAACGACGAGACCTATTGGAAAACAGAAAATGACCTGAAAAACTTTGCCAATCAGTTCTATACTACACTGGATAATACCGGTGCTTACGGCAACGACAATGCTTCCGACAACCAGGCACATCAGACAAAAGATGCTTTTATCTGGAGCGATTATACCATTCCTACAGCCGGAGGTGGCTGGGCAAAAAGCGATTGGGCTAATATCCGGAGCTGTAATTATTTTCTGAATCGTTATCATACGGTAGAAGGTATTCAGGAAAATATTAATAGGTATGTCGGTGAGATTTATTTCTTTAAAGCTAAATTTTATTATGAGAAAGTACTTCGTTTCGGCGACGTGCCCTGGTTGACGACAGACCTGACCACTTCTTCAGAAGAATTGTATAATCCGCGAAATGACCGCGGGGTAGTTATCGATTCTATTTGTGCCAGCCTGGATAAAGCCAGTGCATGGTTGCCGGAAACGATGAACGACTCACGCCTTAGCAAATACGCGGCGTTGCTGTTAAAATCCAGAGTTTGTCTGTTTGAAGGAACCTGGAGAAAATACAGAAATCTTGAAAATGCGGATAAATATCTTCGTATGAGTGCGGAAGCTGCTGAAAAAATCATGAACAGCGGTAATTTCGATATCTACTCTACCGGTAATATTGAAGACGATTATCATGCGCTGTTCAACCAACAGGATTATACGAATAATAAAGAAGCCATATTCTTTGCCGCCTATGTGACGGATAAACGTATGAACAATCGTCCCCGTACTGTTCGTGAAGCTGGAACAGGTATGACTAAAGATTTTGTAGAATCATTCTTATGTAACGACGGTAAACCTATTGCATTGAGCAATCTTTATAAAGGAGATGCCAAGTTCATGGATGAGTTTGAAAACCGTGACCCGCGTTTGAAACAATGCGTTTACACTCCCGACCGTCCTATCGCCATATTGGCTGACGGTTCGGAAGAATATGAAAACTCTCCGGTCTTCAATAACCTGACATTCACCGGCTACCGTTTGTACAAGATGTATTCTCCGTTAGCAGAGGATAACGAATATATTAAATGTACGCTGGACGACCTGATCTACCGGTACGGTGAAGTTCTGCTGAACTACGCAGAAGCAAAAGCCGAACTGGGAGAATGCGACCAGGCTGTTTTGGATAAAACGATCAACAAACTGCGTGACCGTGTAGGCATGAAACATCTGACAGTCGATGTTGGCTTCACCGACCCGAACTGGCCGAAATGGGAAGTTGCCATCTCTCCGCTGCTGAATGAAATACGCCGTGAACGTCGTGTGGAACTGGCTTGTGAAGGTCTTCGCTGGAATGATTTATGCAGATGGAAAGCCGGTAAATTACTGGAAAACCAAAAGACTTATTTAGGTCCGCGTGATCCGGCAACAGGTGAATACCGTGTCCTTTATCCAGGTATGACACGTACCTGGTACGATCGTTTGTACTTGTATCCGATACCAACAGACGAGTTTACTTACAATCCGAACTTATTACCTCAAAATCCGGGTTGGGCAAATTAA
- a CDS encoding TonB-dependent receptor, producing the protein MRITTFLLLVCILNSYADNTFSQNARVSINQKNVQLEKVLNEIEHQTDYLFIYNNQVNVNKKVSLKAKNQPVAEVLKELLADSGITYSVEGNHIVLGKQNMAAAPQQNSTIKGKVIDTNGDVVIGANIVEKGTTNGTTTDVDGLFSINARSGSTLVITFIGYVKQEVKANPNRRMEIILQEDAETLEEVVVVGYGTMKKADLTGSVATVGSEVIEDRPLTNLGAGLQGAIANLNITSSNGAPGTGTSFNIRGTTNLSGGGPLILVDGIEMDPNLINPQDVKDVTVLKDAASASIYGARAAFGVILITTKTGFVSQKPVVSLSANYSINVPTVHANYMNSLEYTQWMNDANTTSNGSNYFDDITMQHVRNYYNDPVNNSPVFHHPDDSPSKYRYAGNTDWYEALNKKSYPMQQYNISIQGGSETAKYMTSAGMFQQDGISKWTDEDYKRFNVLQHVNYKVNNWLQLGLRATLSMVKMNTGPQNKYGNNSLGATIPGDSRPLMPITHPDGHFAGYCGDGYFTNQAAWLSQGGNAEMRNNNMYATAFAKLNPFEGLEINVDYTYNYYNYSFKNHVREYIDYDADGNPGSIFPHTSPNQVSYTKNESQYDVFNAYATYKKKINAVHAFEGMIGFNQENATYKGVGLSRNNLIANDIPFLNLATGDRSTSDYMNQWAIRGAFFRLFYAYDDKYLVQVNGRYDGSSRFPKDDRFAFFPTFSLGWRLSQEKFWKPISHIVNDFKIRGSYGALGNQVLSQGGYASYYPYISTYSTGEVGYLFNGEKQMGVYAPGLVSDQLTWETVKQWDLGFNFSMFDSKLTGEFDYYVRTTEDMLTKSKTLPSILGVSEPQMNAADLRTKGWEVALTWKSALQNGLAYSATVSLSDYQAEITKYDNPTKNLSDSYYEGKKLGEIWGFVTEGLFQSNEEASAWDQSKVVGYTQYAGDIKFADLDGDDKITKGENTANNSGDMKVIGNETPRYNFGIRGTAEYKGFDFTLFFQGTMKRDIIPSKTFYLSHYGSQWSVPQKMNYDYWREDNPNAFFPRARFNADAVNQNQTRFMLNGAYIRCKQLALGYTIPKFITEKAKISKLRVYFNADNLFEFSGMPDTFDPELATVNAYPFIRSFSFGANLTF; encoded by the coding sequence ATGAGAATCACGACGTTCCTGCTTTTGGTCTGCATACTTAACAGTTATGCGGATAATACTTTTTCACAAAATGCAAGAGTCAGTATCAACCAAAAAAATGTTCAACTGGAAAAAGTCCTGAACGAGATAGAACATCAGACTGATTATCTGTTCATCTATAACAACCAGGTAAATGTAAACAAAAAGGTATCTTTAAAAGCCAAAAATCAACCAGTTGCAGAAGTTCTGAAAGAGTTGTTAGCTGATTCGGGTATCACATATTCTGTAGAAGGAAACCATATCGTACTTGGTAAACAGAATATGGCTGCTGCTCCGCAACAAAACAGTACTATCAAAGGGAAAGTCATCGATACGAATGGTGATGTCGTTATCGGTGCCAACATCGTTGAAAAAGGAACGACCAATGGTACTACGACAGATGTAGACGGACTCTTCTCGATCAATGCCCGGTCAGGCTCCACACTGGTAATCACGTTTATCGGCTATGTTAAACAGGAGGTAAAGGCGAATCCTAACAGGAGAATGGAAATTATCCTGCAGGAAGATGCAGAGACACTGGAAGAGGTGGTTGTTGTAGGATACGGTACAATGAAAAAAGCCGACTTGACAGGTTCTGTAGCAACTGTCGGTTCGGAAGTCATCGAAGACCGTCCGCTGACCAACCTGGGAGCCGGTCTACAGGGTGCCATTGCCAACCTGAACATCACATCGTCCAACGGTGCACCGGGAACAGGTACATCATTCAATATTCGCGGTACAACCAACTTATCGGGAGGTGGTCCGCTGATCCTGGTCGACGGTATCGAAATGGACCCGAACCTGATTAATCCACAGGATGTAAAAGACGTTACCGTTTTGAAAGATGCCGCATCGGCTTCTATTTACGGAGCACGTGCAGCGTTCGGTGTGATCCTGATCACGACTAAAACAGGTTTCGTTTCACAAAAGCCGGTCGTTTCTTTAAGCGCCAACTACTCTATAAATGTCCCGACCGTTCATGCCAATTATATGAACTCGTTGGAGTATACCCAGTGGATGAACGATGCCAATACGACCAGTAACGGTAGTAACTATTTCGATGACATCACGATGCAGCATGTCAGAAACTATTACAATGATCCGGTCAATAATTCTCCGGTATTCCATCATCCGGACGATTCTCCCAGCAAATACCGTTATGCCGGTAATACAGACTGGTATGAAGCATTGAATAAGAAAAGCTATCCGATGCAGCAGTACAATATCAGCATACAGGGCGGTAGCGAAACTGCTAAATACATGACTTCAGCGGGTATGTTCCAGCAGGATGGCATCTCCAAATGGACGGATGAGGATTATAAACGCTTCAATGTATTGCAGCATGTGAATTACAAGGTGAATAACTGGTTGCAGTTAGGATTGAGAGCGACCCTGTCGATGGTAAAAATGAATACTGGTCCGCAGAATAAATACGGCAATAACTCTTTGGGAGCTACGATCCCGGGCGATAGCCGTCCTCTGATGCCTATTACTCATCCGGACGGACACTTTGCCGGTTATTGCGGCGACGGTTATTTCACTAATCAGGCTGCCTGGTTGTCGCAAGGTGGTAATGCCGAAATGAGAAATAATAATATGTATGCAACGGCCTTTGCAAAACTGAACCCGTTCGAAGGTCTGGAGATCAATGTGGACTATACATATAATTATTACAACTATTCTTTCAAGAATCATGTTCGCGAATACATCGATTATGATGCGGATGGAAATCCGGGGTCTATCTTCCCGCATACTTCGCCGAACCAGGTATCGTATACCAAAAATGAATCACAATATGACGTGTTCAATGCATATGCCACTTATAAAAAGAAAATCAACGCTGTACATGCCTTCGAGGGAATGATCGGTTTCAACCAGGAAAATGCCACTTATAAAGGCGTTGGACTGAGCAGAAACAATCTGATTGCCAATGATATCCCATTCCTGAATCTGGCAACCGGTGACCGTTCGACCAGCGATTATATGAACCAGTGGGCTATACGCGGTGCTTTCTTCCGTCTGTTCTATGCTTACGACGATAAATACCTGGTACAGGTAAACGGACGTTACGACGGTTCTTCCCGTTTCCCGAAAGACGATCGTTTCGCGTTCTTCCCTACATTCTCATTAGGATGGAGACTATCACAGGAGAAATTCTGGAAACCGATCTCCCATATCGTGAATGATTTCAAGATTAGAGGTTCTTACGGTGCGTTAGGAAACCAGGTATTAAGCCAGGGCGGTTACGCTTCTTATTATCCGTATATTTCCACCTATTCTACAGGCGAAGTAGGTTACCTGTTCAACGGAGAGAAACAGATGGGTGTATATGCTCCGGGATTGGTGAGCGACCAGCTGACCTGGGAAACAGTGAAGCAATGGGACTTAGGTTTCAACTTCTCTATGTTTGACAGCAAGCTGACCGGTGAATTTGACTATTATGTTCGTACAACGGAAGATATGTTGACCAAATCAAAAACATTACCTTCTATCCTGGGCGTATCAGAACCTCAAATGAATGCAGCCGACCTGAGAACAAAAGGCTGGGAAGTTGCTTTAACCTGGAAATCGGCATTACAAAACGGCCTTGCCTATAGTGCAACCGTGTCTTTATCGGACTATCAGGCAGAAATCACCAAATATGATAATCCGACAAAAAACTTGTCCGACAGTTATTATGAAGGGAAAAAGTTAGGAGAAATTTGGGGATTCGTCACAGAAGGTTTGTTCCAGTCAAATGAAGAAGCATCAGCATGGGATCAGTCGAAAGTTGTCGGTTATACCCAATATGCAGGTGATATAAAGTTCGCAGACCTGGATGGTGACGATAAAATCACCAAAGGTGAAAACACTGCAAATAACTCGGGAGACATGAAGGTTATCGGTAATGAAACGCCGCGTTATAACTTTGGTATCCGTGGTACGGCTGAATATAAAGGCTTTGATTTCACATTGTTCTTCCAGGGAACCATGAAACGTGATATCATTCCATCTAAGACATTCTACCTGTCACATTATGGTTCTCAATGGTCTGTTCCTCAGAAAATGAATTATGACTATTGGAGAGAAGACAATCCAAATGCATTCTTCCCACGTGCACGTTTCAATGCTGATGCTGTCAATCAGAATCAAACACGCTTCATGCTGAATGGTGCTTACATTCGTTGTAAACAATTAGCTTTAGGTTATACGATTCCCAAGTTTATCACGGAAAAAGCAAAAATATCCAAGCTGAGAGTTTACTTTAATGCAGACAACTTGTTTGAATTCTCCGGAATGCCCGACACTTTCGATCCTGAATTGGCTACAGTAAACGCTTATCCATTTATCAGATCATTCTCATTCGGTGCAAACCTGACATTCTAA
- a CDS encoding FecR family protein, whose amino-acid sequence MQTEETPVALQTISVPAGQRINITLADGTNVWLNARTTIQYPVSFNAKERLVKLDGEAYFDVAKDKDKSFIVQTNKYNVEVLGTKFDIDSYSETEIFETTLMEGSVKISSLTDAAESLLLTPHNKAYLYNGKLRVKPVDDYSPYRWREGLICFKNETFASIMKDFEKYYGINIYITNQQVQKYLYTGKFRQTDGVDYALRVLQKDIKFTYERDDENHIIYIK is encoded by the coding sequence ATGCAAACGGAAGAGACACCCGTAGCCTTACAGACAATCTCCGTTCCGGCAGGCCAGCGGATCAATATCACTTTGGCAGACGGAACGAATGTCTGGCTGAATGCGCGTACCACGATCCAGTATCCTGTCAGCTTCAACGCCAAAGAGCGTTTGGTAAAACTGGACGGTGAAGCCTATTTCGACGTAGCAAAAGATAAAGACAAATCATTCATCGTGCAAACGAATAAATATAACGTAGAAGTATTGGGAACTAAATTCGACATCGACTCTTATTCGGAAACCGAGATATTCGAAACAACCTTGATGGAAGGAAGTGTCAAGATTTCATCGCTGACGGATGCTGCGGAGAGCCTGCTACTCACGCCGCACAACAAAGCCTATCTGTATAATGGAAAGTTAAGGGTAAAACCGGTCGACGACTATTCTCCTTATCGTTGGAGAGAAGGATTGATCTGTTTCAAGAACGAAACATTCGCTTCGATCATGAAAGATTTTGAAAAATATTATGGGATAAACATCTATATCACAAACCAACAGGTTCAGAAATATCTGTATACCGGAAAGTTCCGCCAGACAGACGGTGTGGATTATGCACTGAGAGTCTTGCAGAAAGATATAAAGTTTACTTATGAACGGGATGACGAAAATCACATTATTTATATCAAATAA
- a CDS encoding FecR family protein, giving the protein MDKDTLYNFFEGNASFDEEMAVRQWMEESAENRQAFLKERKLFDVMLLLGNEKVIKAGKKRFTIDLSSLRTEFIKIAAVIAVTLGGSYLFHQYALEKELMAMHTICVPAGQRINITLTDGTNVWLNARTSLTYPVKFGKKNRQVILDGEAYFDVAKDKNKPFIVQTDQYNVEVLGTKFDVDAYAETGEFETTLMSGSVRVASTSDPELKLTLKPNNKVYLQDGKLHVTTVDDFNPYRWKEGLICFKNESFTSIMADFEKYYGLSIRVRNMEVLKYAYTGKFRQTDGIDYALRVLQKDIKFTYQRDDENQIIYIE; this is encoded by the coding sequence ATGGATAAAGATACATTATATAATTTTTTTGAAGGCAACGCATCTTTTGATGAGGAAATGGCTGTAAGACAGTGGATGGAAGAGTCCGCTGAGAACCGTCAGGCTTTTCTGAAAGAGCGAAAACTATTTGATGTGATGTTGCTTTTAGGAAATGAGAAAGTAATAAAAGCCGGAAAGAAAAGATTCACAATAGACCTTAGTTCTCTTAGAACTGAGTTTATCAAAATAGCAGCTGTCATAGCGGTCACTTTGGGAGGCAGTTACCTGTTCCACCAGTACGCATTGGAAAAAGAATTGATGGCGATGCATACGATCTGTGTTCCTGCCGGACAGCGGATTAATATTACTTTGACTGACGGAACGAATGTCTGGTTAAATGCCAGGACTTCACTTACATATCCGGTGAAGTTCGGTAAAAAGAATCGTCAGGTGATATTGGACGGAGAGGCCTATTTCGATGTGGCGAAAGATAAAAACAAGCCTTTTATCGTACAAACGGATCAATATAACGTAGAAGTGTTGGGAACTAAATTCGATGTGGATGCCTATGCTGAAACGGGAGAGTTTGAAACAACGTTAATGTCAGGTAGCGTACGGGTAGCTTCCACGAGTGATCCGGAGCTGAAATTAACGTTGAAACCGAACAATAAGGTCTATTTGCAGGATGGTAAATTGCATGTGACTACTGTTGACGATTTCAATCCTTACAGATGGAAGGAAGGCTTGATCTGCTTTAAAAACGAATCGTTTACATCTATTATGGCAGATTTTGAGAAGTATTACGGATTGTCGATCCGGGTACGGAATATGGAAGTGCTTAAATACGCTTACACCGGTAAATTCCGTCAGACAGACGGCATAGATTATGCACTGCGGGTGCTGCAGAAGGATATAAAGTTTACTTATCAGCGGGATGATGAAAATCAAATAATTTATATAGAGTAA